From the Bacillus tuaregi genome, one window contains:
- a CDS encoding FecCD family ABC transporter permease produces the protein MKKRLALWGGACFVLLLLSVVISLSLGSAQLPLSQVWGILLHQVPFVKSFMDPNWPESAQQIILKVRLPRVFLAILVGACLSLAGAGFQGVLRNPLADPYTLGVASGSAVGAAFLILFGYHTILIGQWTIPLVAFVTGLISLLVVLRLANVHGKFKLETIILSGVVVSAFLGSLVSFMVSMSDQVVNEIIFWLMGSLALRGWSFTFVLLPYLAIGIVVLLAYGCTLNLFSLGERQAAHLGVNIKRTRLIVLVVSTLITSAAVSIVGTIGFVGLVVPHLVRLVVGPDYRLLLPLSVIFGSIYVLWADTIARTLLSPTEIPLGVVTAFLGAPFFAYLLRKNKQMSGGN, from the coding sequence ATGAAAAAGAGATTAGCACTATGGGGGGGAGCGTGTTTCGTTCTCCTTCTCCTATCCGTTGTTATTAGTTTATCGCTTGGTTCTGCTCAGTTACCACTTTCGCAGGTTTGGGGAATTCTTTTACACCAGGTTCCTTTTGTTAAAAGCTTCATGGATCCCAATTGGCCTGAATCAGCACAGCAGATTATCTTAAAGGTTCGTTTGCCGCGAGTTTTCCTTGCGATTCTTGTTGGAGCCTGCTTATCACTGGCTGGGGCCGGCTTTCAGGGAGTGCTGCGCAATCCATTAGCCGATCCGTATACATTAGGGGTTGCCTCTGGATCAGCGGTAGGGGCGGCTTTCTTAATCTTATTCGGGTATCATACGATCCTTATTGGTCAGTGGACCATTCCGCTCGTTGCCTTTGTGACAGGGCTGATTAGTTTGCTTGTTGTTCTACGTCTAGCCAATGTACATGGAAAATTCAAACTAGAAACGATCATTTTATCGGGGGTTGTGGTTTCTGCCTTTCTTGGATCACTTGTTTCTTTCATGGTGTCGATGTCCGATCAGGTAGTCAATGAAATCATCTTTTGGCTGATGGGAAGCTTAGCCTTAAGAGGCTGGTCGTTTACCTTTGTCCTTCTGCCTTACTTAGCCATCGGAATCGTTGTGCTGCTGGCCTATGGATGTACATTAAATTTATTTTCATTAGGAGAGCGGCAGGCAGCCCATTTGGGTGTCAACATTAAACGCACAAGGCTAATCGTCTTGGTCGTTTCCACCCTTATCACCTCCGCTGCAGTGTCGATTGTTGGGACCATTGGCTTTGTGGGACTTGTCGTACCACATTTAGTACGGTTGGTTGTTGGGCCAGATTATCGATTATTACTTCCTTTGTCCGTTATTTTTGGTAGCATTTATGTCCTTTGGGCCGATACCATTGCCCGTACTTTACTGAGTCCGACGGAGATTCCGCTCGGGGTTGTCACCGCCTTTTTGGGTGCTCCATTCTTTGCTTACTTGCTTCGGAAAAATAAGCAAATGTCAGGGGGAAATTGA
- a CDS encoding ABC transporter ATP-binding protein: MVFIKVENVNKRYNDKVILEDISFFVKRGECLGIIGPNGSGKSTLLKLLSGVEDKSDGIIDLNRKAIERYSRKELATWMAVLQQESLPPIGFTVREVIEMGRFPFQNWHGEEKHEIELLIDSIIEKMGLTHLEDCYLENLSGGERQRVAIGKTMAQQPKLLMLDEPTTYLDIGHQIVLMDRIREWQLDEKMTVIAVLHDLNLAALYCDRLLLLHNGRIVAAGAPEKIIRADLIQRVYGTTPIIMEHPVYQVPQIILQSEMGLKHTIPIENFQVKKFCHNNGNRIYSVPSRKR; this comes from the coding sequence ATGGTGTTTATCAAGGTGGAAAATGTAAACAAACGTTATAATGACAAGGTCATCCTGGAGGATATTAGCTTTTTCGTCAAACGCGGAGAATGCTTAGGGATTATTGGTCCGAATGGAAGTGGAAAATCTACCTTGCTCAAGCTATTGTCAGGTGTAGAAGATAAGTCAGACGGAATCATTGATCTAAATCGAAAGGCAATCGAGCGTTATTCTCGTAAAGAACTAGCCACATGGATGGCGGTCCTGCAGCAGGAATCCCTGCCTCCCATCGGTTTTACGGTAAGAGAGGTTATCGAAATGGGGCGGTTTCCGTTTCAAAATTGGCATGGGGAGGAAAAGCATGAGATTGAATTGCTGATTGATTCAATCATTGAAAAAATGGGGTTAACTCATTTAGAAGATTGCTATCTTGAAAATCTAAGTGGGGGAGAAAGACAGAGGGTCGCGATTGGAAAGACGATGGCCCAGCAGCCAAAGCTTTTAATGCTAGATGAACCGACCACCTATCTCGATATTGGTCACCAGATTGTATTGATGGACCGAATTCGAGAATGGCAGTTGGATGAGAAAATGACCGTAATTGCCGTTTTGCATGACTTAAATCTTGCCGCACTGTATTGTGATCGTTTATTACTTTTACATAATGGGAGAATAGTAGCGGCGGGAGCTCCAGAGAAAATCATTCGAGCTGATTTGATTCAGCGGGTATACGGTACAACACCGATTATCATGGAACACCCGGTTTATCAGGTGCCACAGATCATTCTTCAGAGTGAAATGGGACTAAAGCATACTATTCCAATAGAGAATTTTCAGGTCAAAAAATTCTGCCATAATAATGGAAACAGAATCTATAGTGTTCCTTCGAGAAAAAGATAG
- a CDS encoding cobalamin-binding protein, translating into MRMISLCPSNTELLRFIGLASEIVGVDNYSDLPVESNAIPRLGSDLDIDMDRVEALQPDLVLASLSVPGMEKNITGLEERGLPSIILNPKSLSDIGNNILEVGNATGQERIAREAYQKYGTLWEQLTEWGQKVEQRPSLYWEWWPKPVYTPGGGNWLTEISHLAGGRNVFADDERDSVMTDWEDVRKRNPDDILMAWVGVLEKQIKPELLKKRPGWSELTAIKENRVWVMEESLFCRPSPKLLLGIHKLGARLHPHLFPAYDELKAEEWLCPTIE; encoded by the coding sequence ATGAGAATGATATCGTTATGCCCAAGTAATACCGAGCTTCTTCGCTTTATTGGTTTAGCATCAGAGATTGTGGGGGTGGATAATTATTCGGATTTGCCTGTGGAGAGCAATGCTATACCTAGGCTCGGTTCCGATTTGGATATTGACATGGATCGGGTTGAAGCGCTTCAGCCGGATTTGGTACTTGCATCGTTGTCGGTTCCCGGTATGGAAAAGAACATAACCGGTTTGGAGGAGAGAGGCTTACCGTCTATTATCCTTAATCCCAAAAGCTTATCTGATATCGGGAATAATATTCTTGAGGTGGGAAACGCAACGGGACAAGAACGGATCGCACGTGAGGCCTACCAGAAGTATGGTACATTATGGGAGCAGCTTACAGAATGGGGACAAAAAGTAGAGCAACGCCCAAGTCTTTATTGGGAATGGTGGCCAAAGCCTGTATATACTCCGGGCGGGGGGAATTGGTTAACAGAAATCAGCCATTTAGCTGGAGGGCGAAATGTCTTTGCTGATGACGAGCGGGACAGTGTCATGACGGATTGGGAGGATGTACGAAAACGAAATCCTGATGATATCCTAATGGCTTGGGTTGGTGTGTTGGAAAAACAAATCAAACCCGAATTGCTTAAGAAGCGACCCGGTTGGTCAGAGCTTACGGCAATCAAAGAAAATCGAGTCTGGGTGATGGAGGAGTCGCTTTTTTGCCGACCCTCTCCAAAGCTCTTGCTTGGGATTCACAAATTAGGTGCTAGGCTTCATCCCCATCTATTTCCTGCCTATGACGAGCTGAAAGCCGAGGAATGGCTATGTCCAACAATCGAATAG
- a CDS encoding cobyrinate a,c-diamide synthase — protein MSNNRIVIAGTGSGVGKTTLTLGLMSALVKRGLKVQGFKCGPDYIDPSYHTAVTHRASRNLDSWMLSHETVLDIFTYGSRGADISIIEGVMGFFDGKSPESNGGSTAEISILTNSPVLLVVNCASMARSAAAIVKGFQLFAEKTDIAAVIANKVGSEGHFQLVKKAIELECHIPVIGYLKRELEMEIPERHLGLIPSIERGELTPFFNRIGDIVSETIDLDLLLELAAAEPLVVKNKPSLFEKKQEKLLKMAVARDAAFNFYYPENLEMLEANGVELLYFSPLANEELPMDAAGLYLGGGFPEEFAHVLEENRKTKESIKSAIEAGLPTLAECGGFMYLTDFIETTEKKEYQMVGLIPGKVKMKSTLAALGYREISGLNNNFLLKKQKARGHEFHYSTFLPEKEDYRYAYKVKDRRGVVEEGYLKSNLVAGYTHLHFGSHPALVENWVEKCLEYKAEKARIGSWSHR, from the coding sequence ATGTCCAACAATCGAATAGTCATTGCAGGAACTGGAAGTGGTGTTGGAAAAACAACCTTGACGCTTGGGTTAATGTCAGCATTGGTCAAGCGAGGGCTAAAGGTTCAAGGCTTTAAATGCGGTCCAGACTATATTGATCCATCCTATCATACCGCTGTCACCCATCGAGCTTCACGGAATTTAGACAGCTGGATGCTATCGCATGAAACCGTTTTAGATATTTTTACCTATGGAAGTCGGGGAGCGGACATTTCAATTATCGAAGGAGTGATGGGGTTTTTTGATGGAAAAAGTCCGGAATCGAATGGAGGCAGTACGGCAGAGATTAGTATCCTAACCAATAGTCCAGTACTGCTTGTGGTCAATTGTGCAAGTATGGCCCGCAGTGCTGCAGCCATCGTGAAGGGGTTTCAATTATTTGCAGAGAAAACCGATATTGCCGCCGTCATCGCTAATAAAGTGGGGAGCGAAGGTCATTTTCAGCTTGTTAAAAAAGCCATTGAACTGGAATGTCATATCCCGGTGATTGGCTATTTGAAACGAGAACTGGAGATGGAAATTCCAGAAAGACATCTCGGGCTGATTCCTTCAATCGAAAGAGGAGAGTTGACTCCTTTTTTCAATCGAATAGGGGACATCGTTTCGGAAACGATTGATCTAGACCTGCTGCTTGAATTAGCCGCAGCTGAACCGCTAGTTGTAAAGAACAAACCCTCTCTTTTTGAAAAAAAGCAAGAAAAGCTGCTAAAAATGGCCGTAGCGAGAGATGCAGCCTTTAACTTCTATTATCCTGAGAATCTAGAAATGCTGGAAGCGAATGGGGTAGAACTGCTTTATTTTTCTCCATTGGCTAATGAAGAGCTGCCAATGGATGCTGCGGGTCTTTATTTAGGAGGCGGGTTTCCTGAGGAGTTTGCTCATGTGCTGGAGGAAAATAGGAAGACAAAGGAATCAATCAAAAGCGCCATTGAAGCGGGATTGCCTACCTTGGCTGAATGTGGCGGGTTCATGTATTTAACCGATTTCATTGAAACGACCGAAAAGAAGGAATATCAAATGGTTGGACTCATCCCCGGCAAGGTAAAAATGAAATCTACGTTAGCAGCTTTAGGCTATCGGGAGATTAGTGGTCTGAATAACAATTTTCTGCTCAAAAAACAAAAAGCAAGAGGACATGAATTTCATTATTCCACTTTTTTGCCCGAAAAAGAGGATTACCGATATGCATATAAAGTGAAAGACAGGCGAGGCGTAGTAGAAGAAGGATACCTGAAATCGAATTTAGTTGCTGGTTATACCCATCTACACTTTGGTTCCCATCCCGCACTGGTTGAGAATTGGGTGGAAAAATGCTTGGAATATAAGGCTGAGAAGGCAAGAATTGGTTCCTGGTCACACCGCTGA
- a CDS encoding right-handed parallel beta-helix repeat-containing protein — protein MAVYFVTPGESINAAILNAAPGDTIRLAAGTFYESVEIPAGKDRLRLLGAEKGKTILDGTGLGAGNGITLNANLVTISGFMIRDFQNDGIEVNANDNIIRNLTVQNNDMDGIEINGTRNLMMKIVSMLNGENGIDILAGSHNYILESEIKNNRQSGIFISDGTSHLILRNKVNANHVDGIAFENVSDGNFIIDNLSEHNRENGISVNTNENFVYRNKSNNNGNDGIYLIGEDNNLLLDNITNHNDDDGIDPSGGTNNRIIGNVTKNNREEGIDLDLTAIGNIIDQNVVKQNQRSGILLVSEAVDNAVRENKLSGNTPDIQADPPADVNNTLDENDCQSSSPPGLC, from the coding sequence ATGGCGGTTTATTTTGTTACGCCAGGTGAGAGTATTAATGCGGCTATTTTAAATGCAGCCCCTGGCGATACGATTCGTCTGGCAGCCGGCACTTTTTATGAAAGTGTAGAGATACCTGCCGGCAAGGATCGATTAAGACTTCTTGGGGCAGAAAAAGGGAAAACGATTCTTGACGGGACAGGCTTAGGAGCTGGAAATGGGATTACCTTGAATGCGAATTTGGTTACCATTTCAGGCTTCATGATTAGAGATTTTCAGAATGACGGGATTGAAGTGAACGCCAATGATAATATTATTCGAAACCTAACAGTGCAAAATAATGACATGGATGGCATCGAAATTAATGGTACGCGCAATCTGATGATGAAGATAGTATCGATGCTAAATGGTGAAAATGGGATTGATATACTAGCAGGAAGTCATAATTATATCCTTGAAAGCGAGATTAAAAACAATAGACAAAGTGGTATTTTCATCTCAGATGGAACTAGCCACCTGATTCTTCGTAATAAGGTGAATGCGAATCATGTGGATGGTATTGCTTTTGAAAACGTAAGTGATGGAAACTTTATCATCGATAATCTATCGGAACACAATCGTGAAAATGGGATTTCAGTTAATACAAACGAAAACTTTGTCTATCGAAACAAATCCAATAACAATGGAAATGATGGAATCTATTTAATTGGTGAAGATAACAACTTGTTATTGGATAATATCACCAATCATAATGATGATGACGGAATTGACCCATCAGGCGGCACAAACAACCGGATCATAGGCAATGTGACAAAGAATAATAGGGAAGAAGGCATCGATTTAGATTTAACTGCTATTGGAAATATTATTGATCAAAATGTGGTCAAGCAGAACCAGCGCTCTGGGATTCTTTTAGTAAGTGAAGCCGTTGACAACGCAGTACGAGAAAATAAACTCAGTGGCAATACCCCAGACATTCAAGCAGACCCACCAGCAGATGTCAACAATACCCTTGACGAAAACGACTGTCAATCAAGCTCCCCTCCAGGCTTATGCTAG
- a CDS encoding sulfatase-like hydrolase/transferase, whose translation MEKGHAKRNGKTPKTTRPNFLIFIVDEQRFPTGYENEELKRWRRENLKTQELFRERGMEFLNHYVGSTACSPSRATLYTGQYPSLHGLTKTTGGASFSFAPDVFWLNPNTVPTFGDYFRAAGYRTFWKGKWHASVQDILIPGTHNAMPSYDATTGVPDPQLEKLYLDAERLDDYGFSGWLGPEPHGPNPRNSASSAAIGTSGRDEVYAREVVDLLHALEVESSDQSEPWMIVSSFVNPHDITLFGDITEFHPLFNFEVDPSVPIIPPAPTANESLATKPTAQQSYKETYPKAFQPTRDSLFYRQLYFSLHKKVDQDMGKVFRALQSSKFYENTIVIFTADHGDLLGAHGGLFQKWYNAYEESIHVPFIIHSPKWFTGRQTTDMLTSHVDILPTLLGLAKLDGDRIRQELMIDHSEVHPPVGRDLTPLLHGNESFLRANEPLYFMTDDDVTKGLFQMSFTGEPYNSVSQPNHIESVVAYLQTGLNREKELWKFSRYFDNPQFWSEPGVEDQLTEIESQIPIDDEVTVSVSKVTTRTVPVPEQYELYNLTKDPLEERNLADPSHSNILTELIQTLLMSLLEEQRQQKRLAPTNGTVPGMESSDE comes from the coding sequence ATGGAAAAAGGACACGCCAAACGGAATGGGAAAACCCCCAAGACAACAAGGCCAAATTTCCTTATCTTTATCGTGGATGAACAACGCTTTCCGACCGGATACGAAAATGAAGAGCTAAAGAGGTGGCGCAGGGAAAACCTCAAGACCCAGGAATTATTTCGCGAGAGAGGGATGGAATTTTTAAACCATTATGTCGGCAGTACGGCCTGCTCCCCTAGCCGAGCCACACTATATACCGGTCAATACCCGTCCCTGCACGGGCTAACGAAAACAACAGGCGGTGCTTCATTTTCATTTGCACCGGATGTATTTTGGCTGAATCCGAACACGGTTCCAACCTTTGGAGATTATTTCCGTGCGGCAGGTTATCGAACCTTTTGGAAGGGAAAATGGCATGCGAGCGTTCAGGATATCTTAATACCAGGGACGCACAATGCAATGCCTAGCTATGATGCGACTACTGGTGTTCCTGATCCTCAGCTTGAAAAGCTTTACTTGGACGCTGAGCGTCTGGATGATTATGGATTTTCAGGCTGGTTAGGCCCAGAGCCACATGGGCCCAACCCTCGTAATTCCGCCTCTTCAGCTGCCATTGGAACCAGTGGGCGTGATGAAGTGTATGCAAGGGAAGTCGTTGATTTACTTCATGCACTTGAAGTGGAAAGTTCGGATCAGAGCGAGCCATGGATGATTGTCTCTTCCTTTGTCAATCCGCATGACATTACATTATTTGGTGATATCACAGAATTCCATCCTTTATTCAACTTTGAAGTAGACCCGTCTGTTCCAATCATTCCTCCGGCCCCAACAGCCAATGAATCATTAGCCACAAAGCCAACCGCACAACAAAGCTACAAAGAAACCTATCCAAAGGCCTTTCAACCCACAAGAGACAGTCTATTTTATCGTCAGCTTTATTTTTCCCTTCATAAAAAAGTAGATCAAGACATGGGTAAGGTATTCCGTGCATTACAATCCTCTAAATTTTATGAAAATACCATTGTCATTTTCACAGCTGATCATGGTGATTTATTAGGTGCCCATGGGGGACTATTCCAAAAATGGTATAATGCGTACGAAGAATCGATTCATGTTCCTTTCATTATCCATAGTCCCAAATGGTTTACAGGCCGCCAAACGACAGATATGCTGACAAGTCATGTAGACATTCTGCCAACCCTGTTAGGACTCGCTAAGCTAGATGGAGACAGGATTCGCCAGGAGCTTATGATCGATCATTCTGAGGTCCATCCACCAGTGGGCAGGGATTTAACACCGCTCCTCCATGGAAATGAATCGTTTCTTCGGGCCAATGAACCACTTTATTTTATGACAGATGATGATGTCACAAAAGGGTTATTTCAGATGAGCTTCACAGGTGAACCCTATAATTCTGTTTCTCAGCCGAACCATATCGAATCGGTCGTGGCTTATCTTCAAACAGGCCTAAATAGGGAAAAGGAGCTCTGGAAATTCTCCCGTTATTTTGACAACCCGCAATTTTGGAGTGAACCGGGAGTGGAAGATCAACTAACTGAAATCGAAAGTCAAATTCCGATTGATGATGAGGTCACCGTATCCGTGTCCAAAGTAACGACGAGAACAGTGCCTGTTCCTGAACAATATGAGTTATACAATCTCACAAAAGACCCTTTGGAGGAAAGAAACTTAGCTGATCCTTCCCATTCAAATATTTTAACAGAGCTAATCCAAACTTTACTGATGAGTCTTCTCGAAGAACAGCGCCAACAGAAAAGACTTGCACCTACGAATGGAACGGTACCAGGTATGGAAAGTAGCGATGAATGA
- a CDS encoding phosphodiester glycosidase family protein: MMRNENRKRRILGVSLSAMLAGSMFAPLNASALGPFDLHSTVVHTAINQYEETLAPGVTEKHYTFEGKDGKKIESFVIDIDRQTPNLSIEAGTPNDGTAYGLQSVQKQAASADRENHRVIAAVNADFFYFTNGEPVGIVHKNGQALKTDYNHNHYFFGITKSGEALIGGSEEYEGIKDQLQEALGGNAILVKNSQVYQTPKTGGEIEPRTAVGIKADGDVFFAVIDGRQEPYSSGVSMPELAQLMIDLGAVTALNLDGGGSSTFITRENDGNGLELDNSPSDRAERSVANSWLIVNKAPSDQVFHHASIEPYDQSYTPGSTIQFSAKGRDQSYASAPLPTSGLTWAVEDPSFGTINENGTFVSSGKTGQFHVLLNYQGTEVGRSIIEIEQPDSMSFGSQELTIARNSEKALNLTTQYQKRKVKWTPQDIEFELPAGLGTIDENGVLHTGSQSVTGTITARLKGTSLTAQMKVSVGKQPEVLFNFEESLGSWKTSTANRGETSGLQHASVPAPVHNGSHALGIDFDFTKAQTGTTLGVYAGPGKAVPIDGEPTSIGMWVYGTPEAQGYWLRMMIVDGNGTNQTLTLASAINWTGWKYVKADIPASFTGPFKIHSTQAIRLMSTNSGTAGPMTKGSLYVDNIRAVYGEDDGGEDDGGKQDEDKPTGFTDVNERYAVAVDYLHKAGIVNGFSSSEFGTYQNITRGDTAVILARLMGFDTENAPDAGFTDLNPRVKGAVNALAAKGIVSGVTSDTFAPHEPLSRGAVAKILTLTFGLTDLAVETPFTDVNGSVFEPYIEALYGAEITSGRTTTSFGTHEPIMRGDFANLLYKSYNFKQ, from the coding sequence ATGATGAGGAACGAAAATAGGAAGAGGAGAATCTTGGGTGTTTCGCTTTCAGCCATGTTGGCTGGTAGTATGTTTGCACCACTGAATGCATCAGCTTTAGGCCCCTTTGATTTACATTCAACCGTGGTACATACGGCAATCAATCAGTATGAGGAAACCCTTGCACCTGGCGTAACAGAAAAACATTATACATTCGAGGGGAAAGACGGGAAAAAGATTGAGAGTTTTGTCATCGATATTGATCGACAAACGCCCAATCTTTCTATTGAAGCCGGAACGCCGAATGATGGAACAGCCTATGGACTGCAGTCTGTTCAAAAACAAGCGGCTAGTGCCGATCGTGAGAATCATAGAGTCATAGCGGCAGTCAATGCGGACTTTTTTTATTTTACCAATGGCGAACCAGTTGGAATTGTTCATAAAAACGGACAAGCGCTAAAGACGGATTACAACCACAATCATTATTTCTTCGGTATCACCAAATCAGGTGAAGCGCTCATTGGAGGCAGCGAGGAATATGAAGGAATCAAGGATCAATTGCAGGAGGCACTTGGCGGTAATGCGATTCTGGTGAAAAATAGCCAGGTGTATCAAACACCGAAAACCGGTGGAGAGATTGAGCCTCGTACAGCCGTTGGGATTAAAGCAGATGGCGATGTTTTCTTTGCCGTGATTGACGGAAGACAGGAGCCTTATTCAAGCGGGGTTTCCATGCCGGAGCTCGCGCAGCTGATGATTGATTTGGGCGCTGTGACTGCTCTGAATTTGGATGGCGGAGGCTCTTCTACCTTTATCACGCGTGAAAATGACGGGAATGGGCTGGAGCTTGATAATTCACCGTCAGACCGTGCAGAAAGAAGCGTGGCAAACAGCTGGCTCATCGTGAACAAGGCACCGTCTGACCAGGTTTTCCATCATGCTTCTATCGAGCCATATGATCAATCCTATACACCAGGCTCAACGATTCAATTCAGTGCAAAAGGTAGAGATCAATCCTATGCCTCCGCTCCCCTGCCGACATCTGGTTTAACCTGGGCGGTAGAAGATCCATCCTTCGGTACGATTAATGAGAATGGAACCTTTGTCTCGAGCGGAAAAACAGGTCAGTTCCATGTTCTATTAAACTATCAAGGAACAGAGGTTGGAAGATCAATTATTGAAATCGAACAACCAGATTCCATGTCCTTCGGTTCACAGGAATTAACCATCGCTAGAAACAGCGAGAAGGCGTTGAATTTAACCACACAGTATCAAAAAAGAAAGGTAAAGTGGACCCCTCAGGATATCGAATTTGAACTTCCAGCCGGTCTAGGAACCATTGATGAAAATGGGGTTCTGCATACTGGCAGCCAAAGTGTCACAGGCACGATTACGGCCCGTTTGAAAGGTACAAGCCTTACCGCACAAATGAAGGTATCTGTCGGGAAGCAGCCAGAGGTATTGTTTAATTTCGAGGAATCGCTCGGCAGCTGGAAGACCTCTACCGCAAACCGCGGGGAAACAAGCGGTTTACAGCATGCCAGTGTCCCAGCACCTGTACATAATGGCAGCCATGCCCTAGGAATTGATTTTGATTTTACAAAAGCACAAACAGGAACAACTCTTGGCGTTTATGCCGGACCTGGCAAAGCGGTTCCGATTGATGGTGAACCAACCAGCATCGGGATGTGGGTGTATGGTACTCCGGAAGCACAGGGCTATTGGCTCCGAATGATGATCGTTGACGGAAATGGTACAAATCAAACGCTGACCCTAGCTTCGGCGATTAATTGGACAGGCTGGAAATATGTGAAGGCAGACATACCAGCATCCTTTACCGGACCCTTCAAAATCCATAGCACCCAGGCTATTCGCTTAATGTCAACGAATTCAGGAACAGCTGGACCGATGACAAAAGGCTCCCTCTACGTGGACAATATTCGTGCTGTCTATGGTGAAGATGATGGTGGTGAAGATGATGGGGGGAAACAAGATGAGGATAAACCTACTGGCTTTACCGATGTCAACGAACGCTATGCTGTAGCAGTTGATTATTTGCATAAGGCGGGCATCGTCAATGGATTCAGTTCATCTGAGTTTGGCACCTATCAGAATATTACACGAGGTGACACAGCGGTCATCCTCGCTCGGTTAATGGGCTTTGATACCGAAAATGCCCCAGATGCCGGCTTTACCGATTTAAACCCTCGTGTAAAAGGAGCCGTCAATGCGCTCGCCGCTAAAGGAATTGTCTCAGGTGTGACAAGTGATACCTTTGCACCACATGAACCGTTATCACGCGGTGCCGTGGCCAAAATACTGACCCTTACATTTGGGCTTACAGATTTAGCTGTCGAGACGCCATTTACCGATGTCAATGGCAGTGTCTTTGAACCATATATCGAGGCACTGTACGGAGCAGAAATCACTTCCGGAAGAACCACCACCTCCTTTGGCACACACGAACCGATTATGCGCGGTGATTTTGCCAACCTGCTTTATAAGTCGTATAACTTCAAGCAGTAG
- a CDS encoding NADPH-dependent FMN reductase yields MTKLNIGIIIGSTREGRVSPQVAEWVKEVADKRGDANYTIIDIADYKLPLLGEAGADASGAAAWSEIIAAQDGFVFIVQEYNHSITGALKNALDYLREEWNNKAAGIVSYGSVGGARAAEHLRGILGELLVADVRVHPALSLFTDFENGTDFKPQAVQEDSVHQMLDQLIPWSKALFTIR; encoded by the coding sequence ATGACAAAATTAAACATTGGGATTATTATCGGATCTACACGTGAAGGACGCGTGAGCCCGCAAGTAGCGGAATGGGTCAAAGAAGTAGCAGATAAACGCGGGGACGCAAACTATACTATCATTGATATTGCCGATTACAAATTGCCGTTGCTTGGTGAAGCAGGTGCGGACGCTTCAGGTGCAGCTGCATGGTCAGAAATCATTGCAGCACAGGATGGATTTGTATTTATTGTTCAAGAATACAATCATTCCATTACAGGAGCACTGAAAAATGCATTAGATTATCTTCGTGAAGAATGGAACAATAAGGCAGCTGGAATTGTATCCTATGGTTCAGTTGGTGGTGCACGTGCAGCGGAACATTTACGCGGGATTTTAGGCGAATTGTTAGTGGCTGATGTTCGTGTTCATCCAGCCCTCTCCTTATTCACTGATTTTGAGAATGGTACGGACTTTAAACCACAGGCGGTACAAGAGGATTCTGTTCATCAAATGTTAGATCAATTAATTCCTTGGTCAAAAGCATTATTCACTATCCGCTAA
- a CDS encoding IS607 family transposase yields the protein MFTIREAAEMLGVATSTLRRWENEGKIKSVRTTGNHRRYTVEELSKIKKVKPLNGKITVGYCRVSSSDQREDLKRQVELVSMYCTAKGYGFEIIEDLGSGLNYNKKGLTKLIKMIQSNQVERVVINYRDRLIRFGMELIEQICEFHDVKIEVINQTEDKTYEQEMVEDILSILTVFSSRLYGSRSHKSKKLKQMVEEVIKE from the coding sequence ATGTTCACAATTAGAGAAGCGGCAGAAATGTTAGGAGTGGCAACATCTACGTTAAGAAGGTGGGAAAACGAAGGAAAAATTAAGTCCGTTCGTACAACAGGCAACCACCGTCGGTATACTGTTGAAGAATTATCTAAAATAAAAAAAGTGAAGCCATTAAATGGAAAAATAACCGTAGGTTATTGTCGCGTTTCTTCTTCTGATCAAAGAGAAGATTTGAAACGTCAGGTAGAACTGGTGAGTATGTATTGTACGGCAAAGGGGTACGGTTTCGAAATAATAGAAGATCTGGGAAGTGGATTAAACTATAACAAAAAAGGTTTAACAAAATTAATTAAAATGATTCAATCGAATCAAGTGGAACGTGTGGTTATAAATTATCGAGATCGGTTGATTCGATTTGGTATGGAATTAATCGAACAAATTTGCGAGTTTCACGATGTGAAAATAGAAGTCATTAATCAAACAGAAGACAAAACATATGAACAAGAAATGGTAGAAGATATATTATCCATTTTAACCGTATTTAGTAGTCGGTTATATGGAAGTAGAAGCCATAAGTCAAAAAAATTAAAACAAATGGTGGAAGAAGTTATAAAAGAATAA